From Paenibacillus sp. PvR098:
CTTATCGATATTTTTCATAATACCGTCCCGCACCAGATGGTCATAGCCTTGAGCAAGGCAGGATTCGACCATGTCCAGCAGCAGCTCTTTACTCATCACATACATCTCCATGGAGATGTTATCGGTTCGAAGACGTCCCGAATGATCCTCGATCACCGTCACCTTCCCGTCATCCTTAACGGCCATACGGCGGTGTTTGGCATATTCATCGATATCCGCTTTTGTATAGACAACCGTGACATCGGCGCTCTTCTCCAGATGATAATCCAACACGGCATTATAGTCGATATTACATACCAGATGGCTGCGGGAAATGACCACATATTCCTCACGGCCGCGGTAAAAATAGTCGCGATGACTGTAAAACTGGAACAAATCGCCTCGGGACATTCCAGTGGTTTCATGAAGTATGGCCGGTAAAATAAACAGTCCACCGCGCTTCCGGTCCAAATCCCATTCCTTGCCTGAACCAAGATGGTCCATCAAAGAACGGTATTTGTGCTGCGTGAATACAGCTACATTCTCAATACCCGAGTTCACCATATTCGATAAGGTAAAATCAACCAACCGATATCTCGAACCGAACGGCACCGATGCAACGCAGCGGGAATAGGTCAGCTCCTCCAAATCATCCGGCTCGTTCACCAGATTAACAACGCCCATCATTCGCTTCATGCGAAATCACCCCTTCACCGAAGTACTAGTCATGCTGATGCGCTCGTTACTGCCGATCAAAATAATGTCCTGATCGCCTTCCTCTTCCGGTTTTCCGATGACGCAGCCGCTCTCCACCACCGTTCCTTCACCAATAATCGATTTATAGATCTTGACGTTATTGCCGATTTTGACGTTCGGCATGATGACCGAATCCTTGATCAGACTTCCTTCACCGATTTCCACACCGTAGAACAGCACCGAATGGTCCACTTCTCCGAAGACGCAGCAACCTTCATTGACCAGCGACCTTCGCACCTGTGCCGTCGGCGCCACATACTGCCCGGGTTGAAGCGGGTTAACCGAATAGATTCGCCATTCCCTGTCGTTTAGATTGAATTCGGGTTCGTTCTCCAGCAGATCCATATTGGCTTCCCACAGGCTTTGAATGGTACCGACATCCTTCCAGTACCCTGTAAAAGGATACGCCATCATCCTCATGTTGTCGCGCAGCATGCCGGGAATCACATCTTTGCCGAAATCTTTACTGGACTCCGCATCAGCCTCATCCTTGATCAAGTACTCCTTCAAAACCTGCCAATTGAAGATGTAAATGCCCATCGATGCGAGATTGCTCTTCGGCTCCTTCGGCTTCTCGGCGAATTCGGTAATCCTTTGATCCTCATCTGCGCTCATGATGCCGAAGCGGCTAGCTTCCTCCCATTTAACCTCAATCACGGCAATGGTGGCGTCCGCTCCCTGACGCTTGTGGAAATCCAGCATCAAATCGTAATCCATCTTGTAAATGTGATCTCCCGAAATCACCAGTACATACTCGGGATCGTATTGTTCAACAAACGAAACATTGCGGAAGATCGCGTTCGCGGTACCCTTATACCAATCTCCACCGCTTTGCTCCATATAAGGCGGAAGCACCGTAACTCCGCCATTCTTACGGTCAAGATCCCACGGCGTGCCGATGCCGATATATGTATTCAGCACAAGAGGCTGATACTGCGTCAGCACGCCGACGGTATCGATGCCCGAGTTCGTGCAGTTGCTCAGCGTAAAGTCGATTATCCGATATTTTCCCCCAAAATGTACCGCCGGCTTGGCCAGCTTGTTCGTCAACAACCCGAGACGCCTTCCTTCGCCACCTGCCAGCAGCATGGCAACACATTCTTTTTTACGCATCGGCTCTGCCCCTTCCTCGTTTTGCACTCGAACGCTTCCGCTTGATGTCGAGCGGTTTGAAAATCACGGTCGCCAGCGGCGGCAAACACACATGCAGGCTGTCCGAACGGTCATGCCAAGCGATATTCTCGGTCTTCAGCTTGCCCGAATTCAGCTTGCCGGAGCCTCCATATTCACCCGCATCACTGTTGAACAATTCCACATATTCGCCGGCATAAGGAACGCCGATCCGATAGTTCTCATGGTAGATCGGGGTAAAATTACTCACGATGACAAGCACATCCTCAGGATTGCGGGACATCCGCATAAACGTGGTAACGCTCTGCTTCTGGTCGTGCGGATCGATCCATGCGAACCCTTCGGGCACATGATCGAGCTCCCACAAAGCAGATTCCCTTACATACAGGTGATTGAGATCCCGGACGTAGCGGCGCATGCTAAGGTGGCTGTCATAGCCGAGCAACTCCCAATCGAGGTCTTCTAAATCTTTCCACTCGTCGAATTGACCAAATTCACCTCCCATGAAAAGCAATTTTTTGCCCGGGTGAGACATCATGTAGCCGTACAGCAACCGCAGATTGGCGAACTTCTGCCAGTAATCACCGGGCATTTTGTTCAGCAGCGATTTCTTGCCGTGCACTACTTCGTCATGAGATAGCGGCAGCACATAATTCTCAGAGAAAGTGTACATAAAGCTGAACGTCAGCAATTGATGGTTGCCACCCCGGAAGTACGGATCCATCTCCATGTACTTCAACATATCGTTCATCCAACCCATGTTCCACTTATAGTTAAAACCAAGCCCACCCTCATGCACAGGAGCCGTTACAAGCGGCCAGGAGGTGGAATCCTCGGCCATCATTAACGCATGCGGATTATAGGCGAAGACGGTATGGTTTAATTTTTTAATGAATTCGATCGCTTCAGGGTTCTCGTCCCCTCCATGGGCATTCTTCACCCACATTTCGCACGGTTTGCCGAAGTTGAGGTACAGGATACTGGCCACAGCATCCACTCTCAGGCCATCTATGTGATACACATCCATCCAGAACAAGGCGTTCGAGATGAGATAGCTGACGACCTCCGGCTTCGAGAAATCAAAGGAGAGGGTCCCCCACTCCGGCTTTTCGGCGCGTGCAGGGTCACTGTATTCATAAAGCGGCTCTCCATCGAATTGGCGAAGGCCATGGTCATCCTTCACGAAGTGACCCGGAACCCAGTCCATGATCACCCCGAGTCCTGCTTGATGGCAGCGATCAACGAAGTACATGAAATCCTTCGGTTTTCCGAAGCGACTCGTCACCGAATAGTATCCCGTTGCTTGATAACCCCAAGACCGATCATATGGATGCTCAGCCAGCGGCAGCAGCTCGATGTGGGTATAGCCCATTTCTTTGACGTAATCGACAAGCTCTTCGGCCAGTTCGCGATATGTATAGTAGCCACCGTCCTGCTTCTTCTTCCATGTACCCAAGTGTACCTCATAGATGTTCATCGGAGAATGAAGGGCCGAGACCGTTTTTTTTCTTTCACGCCATGCCTGATCCGCCCACTCGTACCCTTCGAGGGAAGCGATACGGGATGCGGTTCCCGGCTTCACTTCTGACCAGAATGCGTATGGGTCGGCTTTTTGCAGCATCGTCCCTTCCGCGGTGACAATTTCGTACTTGTAATAATCCCCTTCATTGGCAGCAGGAACGAATAAAGACCATACGCCCCATGTGCTGATTTTTTGCATGATGTGCTTGGAGCTGTCCCAAAAATTAAAATCGCCAATCACTCTTACCTCTCGAGCATGCGGCGCCCACACAGCGAAGCGTACCCCAGTAATTCCATCCTGCATCGTCAAATGGGCTCCGAGCATGCGATAGCTCCGAAATAAATTACCCTCATGGAATAAATACAAATCCTCCGGACCGGGGATTAAGCTCATCACTATTCATACATCCCCTTTCGAGTGGTTTGTGTCCTATTACACAAATACTACACTTTTGAATAAAATCCTTTCAGGCTTTTGCAAATTATTCATTAATTATATGAAATTGGAAGGCTCTGTTTGCAGAAAAAGGAATTCTCCAGCCCCTGTGGAATTCATTAGCATACTTAGTCCTTGAGAGGATGGAATAGATCATGAACGACAAGCTAAAGGCTTGATGCTCGGCATGTGACTGGGCGTCATGCTTACCGGTTCGGTCGCTTACGCAAGCGGAACCCAAATTGAAGTATATTTCAACAAGCTCAAATATATGTTTGACGGTATAGAAAAAAAACCGACTGCCGAACAGGGGGAAGGATTCATCTATAATGGCACCACGTATGTGCCCGTAGAATCGTCTGTAAACGAACAGTACGTATGGCTGAAGCAGCAGTTCGGTGCCGAAGAACTGGAAGAGCTGCTGAGCAAGGAAGGTTTGAGCGTTCAAGACCTTCGGCATTATCTTATACAAGTCATCGGCGCAGAGAAGTATCTGATGGCGGAAGCCTCTGACGAAAAGTTAAAACCCGTTTACGATGCCAAGCTGGCAGCATATCCGGCTGAATTTGTAAGAGCAACCGTAAGGCATATCCTGATCGGCTTCGAGGATGCCGCAGGCCAAGCACGAACCAAGGAAGAAGCGAAGAAGAAAGCACTGGAAATTCAATCCAAGCTTAAGAATGGTGAAGATTTTGCCACCCTCGCAAGGCAATTTTCGGAAGATGCAGGATCCAAAGAGGAAGGCGGACTTTATGATAACGAATTCGTCTCGATTTGGGTCGAGCCGTTCAAAAACGCGGTCTTGGAGCTCCAATTGAACCACTTGAGTGACCCCGTGGAAACCGATTACGGATATCATGTCATCCGTGTGGAAGGCCGGTCCACCCTCACGTTCGAGCAAGTAAAAAAAGAGCTGAAATATGAGTTTGTAAATCAAGCCTACGAGACGTTCATGAACAGTGAACTCCCTAAGCTCATTGAGAGATTCGACCTCCGTAAAGAGTAATTCGTAGAAGGATCGGGCCCGAGAAAGGTGCCGGTCCTTTCCTTTTTCGCCACCCGATGGATTCGGCCGCCCGAATCGTGTAGAATGTGGTAAGGATAACGGCTTCGGCCGCTTCAGCAATAGAACAAGGACAAAGGATGGTCGCTATTTATGTATGCAGCACAAGATTGGAAAGATTACGAGCTTATCGATACCGGCGGCGGTGAAAAGCTGGAACGGTGGGGCAGCATTGTTCTAAGACGTCCCGACCCGCAAATTATATGGCCATTTTCCAAGGAAGCCGGTATTTGGCGGAGTGCGGACGCTCACTATCACCGCAGTTCCAGCGGCGGCGGCGGCTGGGATTACAATAAGGACATTCCCGAGCGCTGGACGATTTCTTATCAAGGACTTTCCTTTCACATCAAACCTACGAGCTTCAAGCACACCGGGTTATTTCCCGAGCAAGCGGTAAACTGGAGCTGGATGATGGATAAGATCCGCAGCGCCGACAGACCGATTCGCGTCTTGAATTTATTTGCCTATACCGGTGGCGCGTCGGTCGCGTGCGCTTCAGCAGGGGCTGAAGTATGTCATGTCGACGCATCCAAAGGCGTCGTGCAGTGGGCTAAAGAAAATTTAGAGCTCTCCGGCCTCGGCCAGCGTCCGGTTCGCTTCATCACCGATGACGTATTCAAGTTCGTGCAGCGGGAACAGCGGCGAGGAAGCAAATACGACGCCATCATCATGGATCCTCCTTCATATGGTCGGGGTCCAAACGGCGAGACATGGAAGCTCGAAACGAACCTTTACCCTTTTGTAGAAACATGCATGAGCATATTGACGGACAAGCCATTGTTTTTCCTGATCAATTCTTACACGACAGGCATCTCGGCTACCGTGCTCAATAACATTTTGACGCTATCTCTCGGACGTACATACGGAGGAACAATATCCTGTGGAGAGATTGGCCTGCCGATTACAGCCTCCAAGCTTACGCTTCCTTGCGGTATTCTGGGGCGTTGGGAGGCGTAACGAATGTCCGGCGCTTCTCATCCCATTCACGTGCTGTACGAAGATAATCATGTTATCGTTGTGATCAAGCCGCCGAACGTACCTACTCAGGAGGATGATTCCAGGGATCCCGATATGCTCACGCTGATTAAGGCCGATCTGAAGGAGCGTCATCAAAAGCCCGGCAACGTGTTCCTCGGGCTGGTCCACCGGCTGGACCGTCCGGTCGGCGGCGTCATGGTATTCGCCAAAACCTCCAAAGCGGCGTCGCGGCTCTCCGATGCGGTTCGCACACGCTCTATCCGCAAGGAGTATACGGCCGTTCTTCACAATCGTCCTGCTCAACCACAGGGAACGCTAAAGCACCATTTGTTGAAGGATACGAAGACGAATAGGGTAGCTGTCGTTCCTCAGTCGAATCCCGGTGCAAAAGAAGCGATTCTGGACTACCGGGTGCTCGGCCATCAGGACGGGCTGTCACTTGTACAGGTCAAGCTGCACACCGGACGCCCCCACCAAATCCGGGTGCAATTTGCGGAGATTGGCTGTCCTCTGGTTGGCGATCAACGGTACGGAGGCCGCTCGGCCCAGCAGGGACAGCAAATCGCGCTGTGGTCTACTCTGCTCGGCTTCGAGCACCCAGTGACCAAGGAATCCCTGAGCTTTTCTTCCCATCCTCCTAAAGCATATCCCTGGAACTTGTGGCACCTCTGAAAAAAAGGCTGCGAATAAGGTACAAGGAACAACCAAGAGCATCAGACCTCCCGGCCCTCAAGCCATAAGGGAGGTCTTCTCCTTTAATAAGCATAAACGTTAAGCGTTGGCCACTTTACCGAGCAGATAAATGAGAAGCTGCTGGTTATGTGACGAGATACGGCTGAGATAATTCTGTAAGAATCGTTCACGAATCTGCAAGCCGCGCTCGCACTCCTTTCGCCCCTTATCTGTTACCAATACCCAAACAATACGGCGGTCCTTCTCGTCCCGCTCCCTGAAGATCAATCCGCTTTTCTCCATTCGATCAAGAAGCGTCGTTACCGCTGCCGGCGTCGTCGCCAAAACATCCGTGAAATCCGAGGGCTTCATTTGCTGCTGTCCGGAGAACATCAACAGCTCTAGCACCGTTAGCTGCCCTTCCGTCAAAGTGGGCGCCAACTCTGATTCCATATGCGTTCTGAGATCCTTTGACAATTTCCACCAGAGCTTGGCAAACTCTTGGGTTACCACATTCATCACTCCTGTAGAACCATTTCTTACCTAAATTATAGCATTTGATCCTATATTTTAAAAGGTTAATACCATAAATATTTTAGGACATAAAACGATAAAATCAGGTACCATTTGACGATGTTCAACATATAATGCACAAGGGACGTTCGCCTATCGGCGGAGCTTGTCAATCCGTGTAAACGAGGAGTGAACATTAGTGGAAGCCTGGAAGAAGCAAATCGGAGAAAACGCTTTAAAGAAAGGCATAATTAACGACCCACACTGGCTCGAAAAGCTGGACGATTCGATACCGGTATGGGCCGCATTGCAAATGATGCTGGAGCTGCTCGACAAAGTGGAGCCGAACTACTCCAGTTATGATTAAGGATTAGGTAAACTTGAGAAGCACACTGATACTATCGCTCTTGCTCAGCGGAATAACCTGCTTACCGACAGACTTGCGTTCCTCAATCGGCGCTTGCTCTGTCGAGAAGTCGGCTCTCTCGCCAGTGCTCAATACCGCGGTCACGTCGAACGGTTCTTTCACGACGAATGCACCGCGAATTCCTGTGCCATTCGGCTTCACCCGTTTACCTTCTTTAAATTCAAACGTGAAAATTCCCTTGCCGCCGCGGCCCTGTACGGGATAATCGACCACCAGCGAACGTTTGGCGTAGCCCATGTCGGATACGACCAATACTTCTCCTTCATCCCCGTCCAGCCACTCAGCGGAGACCACTTCGTCGGCTTCCTTCAGTTGAATCCCGCGAACGCCGCCTGCGGCGCGCCCCATCGGGTTGACTTCGTCTTCCTTGAAGCGGATTGCCATCCCGAGCCGCGTCACAAGCAGAAGCTCCTTGGAGCCGCTGCTCAGCTTGACATCCAGCACCGCATCCTGTTCCCCGACCTTGCAAGCTACGATGCCGATGGAGCGGTTCGTTGCGTACTCTTTCAGCTCCGTCCGCTTCACTTGCCCTCTTCGCGTAATGAATACGAGAGATTTGCCCGCCGCTTCGAAGTCCTTCACGGGAAGAACGTGAACGATCCGGTCATCCTTCGGAATCGGGATCACATTCACGATGGCCGTACCGTTTTCCTTCCACTTGTACTCCGGTATTTGATGCACCGGAAGCAGATAGTATTGGCCCTTTTGTGTGAAAATCAGCAGATTCTCCAGTGTATTGACATCAAGCAAGCTGCGAAGGTAATCGCCTTCCTTCAGCCCGGTTTTGTCAATCTCTCCACCGGAACGGATGAAGGAGAGCTTCCCGGTGCGCTTGATGTATCCTTCGTTCGAAAGCGTAACGAATACATCCTCGGCGGTCACCATGACCTCTAGATTTACCTTCAGCTCTTCCACTTCGTCCTGAATATTGGAACGGCGGTTGATGCCGTATTTATCGTGGATTTGTGTAATCTCCTGCTTTATAACGCCCAGAAGCTTTTTCTCGCTCCCTAGAATTCCTTGCAGATACGCTATCGTTTTCTGCACTTCATGGAGCTCTTTCTCCAGCGAATGAATCTCCAAATTCGTCAGACGGTACAACTGCAGTGTCAGAATAGCATCCGCCTGGCGTTCTGTGAAGCCGAATTTTTCTACCAGATTGTTTTGCGCGTCTTGACGGTTCTTCGAGGCTTTGATCGCAGCGATGACCTCGTCCAGGATATTCAGCGCCTTAACCAATCCTTCGAGCACGTGGGCGCGGTCTGCCGCTTTCTCCAGATCGTACTGGGAACGGTGTGTAACCACTTCTTTCTGGTGCTTAATGTAAGCCACCAGCATTTCCCTTAAGCCGAGCTGCTTTGGTGTCTTGTTTACAATCGCAACCATATTAAAGTTGTAAGTGACTTGTAAATCCGTCTTTTTCAGCAAATAGGCTAAAACTCCCTGCGCATCCGCATCCTTCTTCAGATCAACAACGATCCTCAGACCCTGCCGGCCGCTTTCGTCACGGACTTCCGAGATGCCTTCGATTTTTTTCTCCAGGCGGATGTTTTCCATAGCGGTGACAAGTCGGGATTTGACTACTTGATAAGGAATTTCCGTAATAACGATCTGCTGGCGTCCGCCGCGCACCTCTTCGATCGATGTACGCGCCCTTACATAAATGCGGCCCTTACCGGTCCGATACGCATCGCGGATACCCTCCAAGCCCATAATAATACCGCCGGTTGGAAAATCGGGCCCTTTGACGACGCCCATCAAGTCCTCCAGCGTAATGTCCGGTTGGTCGATCAGCGCAATGCAAGCATCGATCACCTCGCGCAGATTGTGCGGAGGAATCTCAGTTGCAAAACCGGATGAGATCCCGCTTACACCATTCACAAGCAGGTTAGGATAACGCGAAGGCAGCACAACCGGCTCCTTCGTCGTATTATCGAAGTTATCTTTGAACTGTACCGTACGCTTTTCAATATCTCGCAGCAGCTCCATCGCGATTTCGGACAGACGCGCTTCCGTATAACGCATCGCAGCAGCCGGATCGTCATCCTGCGAGCCCCAGTTACCATGGCCGTCGACCAGCACATGCCCCATTTTCCAAGGCTGCGCCATGCGCACCATGCCCTCGTAAATCGATGAATCCCCGTGCGGATGGTAGTTACCCATAACGTCACCAACAGTTTTGGCCGATTTGCGGTATGGTTTGTCCGGAGTGTTACCCGCATCGTACATGGAGTAAAGAATCCGCCGCTGAACCGGCTTCAGCCCGTCGCGCACATCCGGAATCGCCCGGTCTTGAATAATGTATTTGGAATACCTGCCGAACCGGTCGCCTACAACTTCTTCCAGAAAGGCCGGTAAAAAGTTTTCGAGTATGCTCACAGAAGGCCCCCCGTCTACCCAGATAATATATTTTCATCATGTCCATATCGTTCCGACTTCACTAAAGCTTTAGTGTTGCGGAGCAATACAGCCGCTTTATTCTTCAAATTCCGTGAAATCCACGTTCTCGATAATCCAGCGCTTGCGCGGGTCCACTTTATCCCCCATCAGCGTAGATACACGACGTTCGGCTTTGGCTGCATCATCAATCTGCACTTGCAGGAGCGTGCGTGTAGCCGGATCCATCGTCGTCTCCCACAGCTGATCGGGATTCATCTCGCCAAGACCTTTGTAACGCTGCAGCTCTAGGTTCTTGCCGAGCTCCTTGATTAATGTCTGAAGTTGCTCATCGGTCCACGCATAGCGCACCGTGCTTGCTTTGCCTGCCTTTTTGGTCACCTTATACAGCGGCGGCTGGGCTAAGTAGACTTTTCCAGCGTCGATTAGCGGCTTCATATAACGATAAAAGAACGTCAACAGCAGCACTTGGATATGTGCGCCGTCCGTGTCAGCATCGGTCATAATGATGATTTTGGCATAATTGCTTTCTGTTACATCGAACTCCGGACCGACTCCTGCTCCGATCGCTGCAATAATGGCCTTATATTCATCGTTTTTCATAATATCGAGAAGCTTGGCTTTTTCCGGATTCATCGGTTTACCTTTCAACGGCAGGATAGCCTGATGCCGGGAATCTCGGCCCTGCTTGGCCGAACCGCCGGCCGAATCGCCCTCGACGATGAACAGCTCGTTGCGAGTGTAATCCTTCGACTGCGCAGGCGTAAGCTTGCCTCCAAGATTGGAGCTTTCACTCTTACCCTTCTTGCCGCTGCGGATTTCCTCACGGGCTTTGCGCGCCGCATCGCGGGCTCTTGCCGATTGAATCGCCTTCTTCATGATCAACTGCGCAACCTGTGGATTCTCCTCCAGGAATACAGCCATTTTGTCGGAAACGACCGAATCGACTGCACTGCGAGCCGAAGAACTCCCGAGCTGGTCTTTCGTCTGACCTACGAATTCGACCTCGCCCATCTTGATGTTAATGACCACCATCATGCCTTCGCGCAGGTCTTGTCCATCCAGATTTTTTTCTTTTTCCTTCAGCATGCCGTTCTTGCGGGCATAGTCGTTCATCACACGAGTGTACGCAGTTTTAAAGCCGGTCTCATGCGTTCCGCCGCCGCGGGTAGGTATGGAGTTCACGAACGAAACAAGCGTTTCGGTGTAGCCGTCGTTGTACTGAAGGGCTACCTCGACCTCGATTTCGTCTTTTTCCTGAGCAAAATGAATCACGTCGTGCAGCACCACTTTGTCTTCATTCAAAAATTGGACGAATTGACTGGCGCCGCCTTCGTATTGGAATGTCTCCTGCTTTCCCGCGCGTTCATCTATCACCGTGACCTTGAGTCCCGAATTCAGGAACGCGATTTCCTGTAAGCGCTCATAAAGCGTATCATAATTGACTGTGATACCGCCTTGAAAAACGCGTTTGTCCGGCTTGAATGTTACCTTCGTGCCGTTTTTACGGGTTGTGCCGGTTACTTCAAGTCCGGTGACCGGTTCCCCGACATGCTCTTTGCCCTGCTTGTCCACCCAGTATTCGAACCGCTGACGGTGAGTTTTGCCTTCGCGGTAAATTTCCACTTCCAGCCACTCGGACAGCGCATTCGTGACGGATGCACCGACGCCGTGTAAACCGCCGGATTTTTTGTACCCTCCGCCTCCGAACTTGCCACCCGCATGTAGAATCGTAAACACCACTTGCGGTGTGGGGATGCCTGTTTTGTGCATGCCGGTCGGTATGCCGCGGCCGTTATCCTGTACCGTCACCGATTGATCCTTATGAATGATGACATCGATCTGCGAACAATATTTGGCCAGATGCTCGTCTACCGCATTGTCCACGATCTCCCAGATCAAGTGATGCAAACCCGATGAGCTAGTGCTGCCGATATACATTCCCGGCCGTTTACGCACCGCCACAAGTCCCTCGAGCACCTGAATATCGTCCGCACCGTAATCCGCCGGCGCTGCTCCATTTCCAAAGATATCTAGTTGTTCCGCCATTGAAGCCTCCTACACACCTTTTGTCTCCATTCAGCTAACATGCATTATAACATTTGAACGGATTAGTTCAATACATCTTTTTTCGTGAACACCACAAAAGATACAAGAACGGATACCAGACCCCATACCGTCAAGACGGCTAAGGAAAACGGCAAATCCATGCCTTTGATGGGCGGAAGTGCACCAGCTAAATAATCGGTAAGCTCCAAATTCACCATGAAAAAATATTTTGCCGTTTCCCACGAGGACACCATGTTGCTCAGAATCGTTCCTGAGATCAGCACCGCCAGCATGATACCCATCCCTGCTGCCGTGCTGCGGAATATTACGGATACCATCAGCGTCATCAAGGCCACAATTAGCGCGGAATACCAGACCAGCCCGAACTGCATGATCAGATATAGCCACTGCTCGACCGGGCGGACTAAAGAGAAATCAACCTCGGTTCCCGACAGCTGAAATCCGAAAAAGACGGGCATATCCCATCCTCCGTAACCGAAGACCGCACCGGATATGAGATACGCAAGCAGTCCGGTCGCAATGACGATAATTGAAGTGAACAATATCAAGGTAATCAGCTTGCTAAGCAGTATTTTCCACCGCCCGACGGGCCTTGTCAGCAGCAGCTTGATCGTTCCGGAGGTGTGTTCGCCTGACACCAAATCGGCTGCAATCACCATCACCATGAGCGGGATGAACAGACCAACCGCATTTTTCACGAACTCTCTTGTAAAGGTTACCCCGTTCGGCGAAGCCGGATTCACATCTTTATCCAAGTAATATTGCGCCAGCATGACTTCGACCCGGCGCCACTGCTTCCACTCCTCAGGCATACGGTTGCTCCCAAGGCTACGTGTATAATCAACAATTTTTTGACGCTGCTCCGCACGCCAGTCGTTTGTTCCAAACTGCTTTAGGTTGTTTTGAGTTACTTTCATCTGTGCGTAGGTAAACATCGGAATGATCGCAGCAAGAATGAGCAGCACGACCAGCAGTCTCTTCTTCATAACGATTTTGATACACTCGTTCTTTACAAGCGGATACAAGCTAACCAATGCGCTCCCCCTCCGTCAGCTTCAAAAATAAATCCTCCAGCGTAGGATTTTTGATCTCAATACCGTACAGCTGCACCCCCGCTTCCACTATGCGCCGCGACAGCTCCGGTATCGCATCGGGATTCAATTGCGTTATGATCCGAGGCACGGGTACTCCTGTACCGGATTGGGCTGCTCCCGGATCTTTGTCCTCATTGGTATTGACCACCACCTCGGGCTCAGCCTTCAAGATATCCAGCGCCCTCTCCACAGGAGTAACGCTCCAAACGACCGTGCTGGTCGACTGGTCCACTAACGCCGACACCTCACCGACCTTAATCACCTCTCCTTGACTGATAATGGCTACGCGGTCGCACATCTGTTGAATTTCGCTAAGCAAATGGCTCGATATAAAAAGACTAAGACCTGAATTCGCCAGCTTCCGGATAAACTCACGCAGCTCCTTGATGCCTTGGGGATCAAGACCGTTGGTGGGCTCGTCCAGGATCAACAGCTTTGGATTGTTCAAGAGCGCTTGAGCAATGCCCAGACGCTGTCTCATCCCAAGAGAATAGGTCTTCACCTTGTCATGAATACGTCGGTCCATCCCGACGATTTCGACGACCTCATAAATCCGTTTCTCAGTAATTCCAGGGAGCATGCGGGCAAAATGTTCCAGGTTCTCCCATCCGCTCAAATACCCGTACAGCTCAGGGTTTTCCACGATACAACCGATGTACTGAAGCGCCTCGTTATGTTCCTTCTGCACATCATAACCGCATATTTGGATTGAGCCTTCCGTAGGACGGATCAAATCGACCAGCATACGGATCGTTGTCGTCTTTCCTGAGCCGTTCGGACCAAGAA
This genomic window contains:
- a CDS encoding ABC transporter permease; this encodes MVSLYPLVKNECIKIVMKKRLLVVLLILAAIIPMFTYAQMKVTQNNLKQFGTNDWRAEQRQKIVDYTRSLGSNRMPEEWKQWRRVEVMLAQYYLDKDVNPASPNGVTFTREFVKNAVGLFIPLMVMVIAADLVSGEHTSGTIKLLLTRPVGRWKILLSKLITLILFTSIIVIATGLLAYLISGAVFGYGGWDMPVFFGFQLSGTEVDFSLVRPVEQWLYLIMQFGLVWYSALIVALMTLMVSVIFRSTAAGMGIMLAVLISGTILSNMVSSWETAKYFFMVNLELTDYLAGALPPIKGMDLPFSLAVLTVWGLVSVLVSFVVFTKKDVLN
- a CDS encoding ABC transporter ATP-binding protein, which encodes MSLVNSQETAQTKGRDAQVVLSVNDVKKKIGKRLIIKGISFEVYAGEIFGFLGPNGSGKTTTIRMLVDLIRPTEGSIQICGYDVQKEHNEALQYIGCIVENPELYGYLSGWENLEHFARMLPGITEKRIYEVVEIVGMDRRIHDKVKTYSLGMRQRLGIAQALLNNPKLLILDEPTNGLDPQGIKELREFIRKLANSGLSLFISSHLLSEIQQMCDRVAIISQGEVIKVGEVSALVDQSTSTVVWSVTPVERALDILKAEPEVVVNTNEDKDPGAAQSGTGVPVPRIITQLNPDAIPELSRRIVEAGVQLYGIEIKNPTLEDLFLKLTEGERIG